The genome window CGGGTACTCGACCTCGAGGTCGACCGCGTCCAGCAGCGTCGCGTTCGCCGGGGTGTACGCGGCGCCCCGCTCGGCGTCGAGCCGGGCGACCAGCCCGGCCACGTGCCCGGACGCCGGGACGGTCCGCAGCCCGGCGCCGTCGAGCGACGGGGCCCGCAGCGGCGGGTGGTACACCGCCGCCGCGGCGAGCAGCGCTTCGTCGCCGAAGTCCCGCAGCGCGCCGGTCCACTCGGCCACGTCGTCCACTGTGGACTTCTCCGGCGGTACGTCCAGCAGCACCAGCCGGTCCAGCAGCGGCGCCACGGTGCCGAGCAGGTCCAGCACCAGGTTCGTGTGATCGGCGCCGGTGAGGTCGGCGCCGAGGTCCGGGAGTGCGACCAGCGCCGGCTCCGGCAGTTCGGCCTGCGCCACGACCGCGTCGGCGTACTCGTTGCGCCCCGGCGGGCTGTCCGAGCCGCCGGTGAGCGTGAGGTCCCACGCCAGCGAGATCGGCGCGTCCGCGGGGATCGGGCTCCCCGGCCCGTCCGGGCGCAGCGGCACCAGCCGGATCAGCCGGGACGCGGTGAGCCTCGCGGAGACCTCCCCGGGGGCCATCCCGGCGAAGGTTTCCGCCGGCTCACCGGGCACCAGCACCCGCACGGTCACCGTCGGCGGGCCCGCGACGCTGCTCCCGCGGTACCGCACGGCGACCCGGCCGCCGTTCGCCCACGCACCGGGACTCGCGGCCACCACGAGGAAGTCGTCCGTCCACAGTGCACCGGCGGGCGCGGCCGGCCCGGACACCCGCAGCACCCACGCCGTCCGGCCCTGGTTCTCGAAGAAGCCGCGCAGCGCGTACGGCGTCGCCGACGTGCCGTCGGGCGGGCCGAACGCGCCCACGACGTCGTTCCAGCTCTCGACGCGCACGGGCGTGCCGACCGGGCCGCGCCGGGTGCGGCCGAGGAACACGGCCACGTCGGTGCGCAGCGGCTCGTCGCCGGTGGCCGCTCGCTCGAAAGTCAGGGAGACGCCGGGAAGCGCCGCGCTGGTCATCGCTGCCCGCTCACGTGTCGATGCCGAAGCTCTCGACCGTCAGCACGAGCGTCTCCATGGCGATCTCGTTCTTGGTCGCGTTGAACGACGGTCCGGTGTACTTCGTCGGCCAGGCCCGGTCGAAGTTCCAGCGCATGACCTCCTGGCGGTTCTCGTCGAGCATCACGATCGAGCCGGACGTGCGCCGCACCCGGCCGTCGAGCGCCTCCTTCACCCAGTTCCAGAAGCCGATGTGGCCGGTGATGCCGCGCTTGAACGTCAACGCGCTCGGGAACTTCTTGAGCCCGACGAGCTTGCGGACCGTGATGTCCTCGCTGCCGTTGCGGTACTCGATCTGCGGCATTTCGATGTCGAACCCGCTGGCCTCGGTGAACGACCCGCTCACCGCGACCCCGTCGTCG of Amycolatopsis solani contains these proteins:
- a CDS encoding phage tail sheath subtilisin-like domain-containing protein; translated protein: MTSAALPGVSLTFERAATGDEPLRTDVAVFLGRTRRGPVGTPVRVESWNDVVGAFGPPDGTSATPYALRGFFENQGRTAWVLRVSGPAAPAGALWTDDFLVVAASPGAWANGGRVAVRYRGSSVAGPPTVTVRVLVPGEPAETFAGMAPGEVSARLTASRLIRLVPLRPDGPGSPIPADAPISLAWDLTLTGGSDSPPGRNEYADAVVAQAELPEPALVALPDLGADLTGADHTNLVLDLLGTVAPLLDRLVLLDVPPEKSTVDDVAEWTGALRDFGDEALLAAAAVYHPPLRAPSLDGAGLRTVPASGHVAGLVARLDAERGAAYTPANATLLDAVDLEVEYPEAQQVRLFGAGVDLVRCLRGRGLVVWGGRTLSGDPRRVYVAHRRLLHLLVRAIRRAAAPLVFEVNSAELRLSLVRAITSVLLEAFRTGALAGTRPEDAFRVVCDETNNPPEQDPGQVVCEVEVAPAVPMEFIALRLVLGQDRGLEVIEQ
- a CDS encoding phage tail protein; the protein is MPPVTRDDPYAAYNFLVIVTNVSDDGVAVSGSFTEASGFDIEMPQIEYRNGSEDITVRKLVGLKKFPSALTFKRGITGHIGFWNWVKEALDGRVRRTSGSIVMLDENRQEVMRWNFDRAWPTKYTGPSFNATKNEIAMETLVLTVESFGIDT